From the Salvelinus fontinalis isolate EN_2023a chromosome 35, ASM2944872v1, whole genome shotgun sequence genome, one window contains:
- the LOC129834398 gene encoding methylmalonyl-CoA epimerase, mitochondrial-like, whose translation MAASVLKVARLSKCVRHTYSPTLRTLSTSTPLCQGIPGSVWKLGRLNHIAIAVPDMEKATALYRDVLGAQVSDKVPLPEHGVYTVFVELGNTKLELLHPLGEKSPITGFLQKNKSGGMHHICIEVDDISVAIVDLKARNIRTLSAEPRIGAHGKPVMFLHPKDCDGVLVELEQA comes from the exons ATGGCGGCGTCCGTGTTGAAGGTTGCAC GTCTCTCAAAGTGTGTTCGTCACACTTATTCTCCAACCCTGAGGACACTTTCAACCTCAACACCACTCTGCCAAGGTATTCCAGGATCTGTCTGGAAACTGGGAAGGCTAAATCACATCGCTATAGCTGTACCAGACATGGAGAAAGCCACTGCTCTTTACAGAGATGTGCTGGGGGCTCAGGTCAGCGATAAAGTTCCCCTTCCTGAGCATGGAGTCTACACTGTCTTTGTGGAGCTGGGTAACACCAAGCTGGAACTGCTGCACCCACTCGGGGAGAAGAGCCCAATCACAGGCTTCCTACAGAAGAACAAATCTGGTGGGATGCACCATATCTGCATTGAG GTTGATGATATCAGTGTAGCGATAGTGGATCTGAAGGCTAGGAACATAAGAACCCTGTCAGCTGAACCACGGATAGGCGCTCATGGGAAACCTGTCATGTTCCTCCACCCAAAAGACTGTGATGGAGTACTTGTGGAACTGGAGCAAGCCTGA